The genomic stretch ttcccagcagcgacacagagcacaatgctatacagtggtgggtgagcggtgtactactgttcccagcagcgacacagagcacaatgctatacagtggtgggtgagcagtgtactactgttcccagcagcgacacagagcacaatgctatacagtggtgggtgagcggtgtactactattcccagcagcgacacagagcacaatgctatacagtggtgggtgggtgagcggtgtactactgttcccagcagcgacacagagcacaatgctatacagtggtgggtgagcggtgtactactgttcccagcagcgacacagagcacaatgctatacagtggtgggtgagtggtgtactactattcccagcagcgacacagagcacaatgctatacagtggtgggtgagcggtgtactactattcccagcagcgacacagagcacaatgctatacagtagtgggtgagcggtgtactactgttcccagcagcgacacagagcacaatgctatacagtggtgggtgagcggtgtactactattcccagcagcgacacagagcacaatgctatacagtggtgggtgggtgagcggtgtactactgttcccagcagcgacacagagcacaatgctatacagtggtgggtgagcggtgtactactgttcccagcagagacacagagtggcagtaaacacaatgctatacagtggtgggtgagcggtgtactactatttccagcagcgacacagagcacaatgctatacagggtgagcggtgtactactgttcccagcagagacacagagtggcagtaaacacaatgctatatagtgtgggtgagcggtgtactactcttcccagcagcgacacaatgactggggggaccctggctagcctggctggagagagaactaccctgcctgcctacccaaagctaaacccacagacaaatggcggagaaattatgtggatcgggtatttatttacccgaaccacgtgacccgttcggccaatcagagcgcgttcgggtccgaaccacatgacccgttcggccaatcacagcgccgaacagtttggccgaacaccatcaggtgttcggccgaactcgaacatcacccgaacagggtgatgttctgcagaacccgaacagtggcgaacactgttcgcccaacactagtggacgTCACCtgcccattcattgtggaggtggatgcatccgAAATTGGGGTTGGAGCTATGCTGTCTCAGCATTCCGGTTTCCAAGGTagattacacccctgtgcctttttctaccgtaagttctctcctgctgagagaAAATACGACATTGGAAACCGAGAACTGCTAGCCAtcaaactcgcgtttgaggaatggcgtcattggctcgagGGAGCAGAACACGTTATTAGGGTctatacagatcacaaaaatttagagtacattgagggggccaagaggctcAGCCCTAGACAAGGTcggtggtctttattcttttcaagattcagattcatAATTACATACAAGCCAGGaaacaaaaacatcaaggcagacgcATTATCTAGaggtttcgaacctgagacagtacagcctccAACCCCTGAGAACATCCTTCCTGAGAAGGTGGTTTTAGCAGCCACTGAAACATGGGAGGATTGGTCACTCACTTTGAGACCCTATCAACAGGATGCTCCAGAGGGTAAACCAGATGGGGTTCTCTTTGTCCCGTTGCACTGGCGCCTGCAAATTCTTCAGTTGTTTCATTCGCATTTAAATGCAGGCCACCCGGGGGTTGTGAGAACTCAGGATCTGCTCTCCAGGTGCGTTTGGTGGCCATCCATGTGGATTGTAGGGAATTTGTGAGAGATTGCTCAGTTTGAGAGATTGCTCAGTCTGTGCTAGAAACAAGCCCTCTAGACAGGCCCCTGCTGGTACCCTTCAGTCATTGCCAGTGCCTgaagaaccatggacccacttgtccatggattttgtgggcaaactccCTAGGTCAGAGGGTACCGTaaaacagtcatttgggtggtagttgacaggttcagcaagatggctaaTTTTATTCctttggacggactcccctccgCTCAAGAGTTGGCAGATCTCTTCATTCAACACATTTTCGACTGCATGGCataccggagaatgtggtgtcagataggggagtccagtttgtgtccaaaTTCTGGCGAGCCTTCAGTCATCACTTAGGAATGAATCTGTCATTTTCATCTGGCTACCATCCCCAAACCAATGGTCAAacggaaagggttaatcaggcactggaacaattccttcggtgctatgtggcagatgctcaTTCGGAATGGGCAAAATGTTTGCCTTTTgctgaatttgcgcacaataatttaaaaagcaCCTCTTCGggcttttctccctttcaggtggtcaCGGGGAGGTCTCCCAAGTTTACCCCATTGCCAGTGGTCTCTTCTCCGTTCCCTGCTCTGGAGGTTTGGCAGGAATCTCTGAGAGAGATCTGGACAATGGTCAAAAGCAATTTGGAAAAGgccttccagactcagaaaaAGCAGGCTGATAGGAAGCGGCCTGTGGAATAGGAATTTGAGCCAGGGGATTTGGTGTGGGTTTCGACCCGTCATCTGgccctgagacagccctcagtgaagttggggcccaggtttatAGGCCTTACCCTATATCCAAAAGAAATAATAGTGTGACTTATGTGGTTGCTTTGCCTCTTAACATGAGAGGGTAAAGTCTTTTCATGTGTCTTTGTTAAAaccagctgtgcatgtggattcctctcccccccccccctactggtgattgatggggaacctgagtacGAGATTGAGCGGTTTTTGGATTCTCGTTGGGTGCGCAACTCCGTGCAGTACCTTGTTCATTGGagagggtatgggcctgaggagagatcttgggtgccagggcATCGCATGCATGCATGCTGAAGAGAAACAGAAATTCCATGAGCAGTATCCTGAAAAGCCGTGTAAAACGTGTCCAGAGTCCACGTCTCAAGggtggggggtactgtaacaaacagTGATATGGCAGCTACGGTGGACGGCAATATAACCACAGCTGCTTCAGTCTCTTTGCCTGGCTCTGCTCCCGCTCCTTGGTCATCTAGCACGCAGAGGACGGGTATCTCTGCCGCACATAAGGACGCATtaacgcgtgcgcgcgcgcgcgcacagacaggacctttatgcagggaggaggcgcgtcagctgaccggccgggctGCTGACTTCAGAGGGATGCTCGCCGCTTCCCATTGGCTGATGGGTGTGGGAGTGCCTCAAGGGTCTCCTCCGGCTCTTAAGCCCAgtggaatcactcgcaacttgtctgctgttgcgaatacctcgtgttagcgctcagacctttgatagctgtaatcataTCTATTGAAAATATCTATTGaaaattgtattgtatttttgTGTATGACTTTGGCTcgtttctgactattcttccgcTCTATGCTctggtacctctgcccatctgatgtaGTTGCCTGTTAAACCTTCtgcctctgccttccgatttttgtacctgatctgtctgtctgttgccaacccgatctgtctgaccattctactctcacCAGTGATCTCATATCACTGGTGAGGAGCTCtcagtactgttagtgcccaccagctcctctggtgaggcatcCCTGTGTCAttatcagtacttactgttgcacccaatCACTACCTGTGCATTCACCTGTGCTATCACATTTGTCCGTAtcactatacttgcattattggtgattctgcagatcaccacataatcaggtatattatctgtattattggtgatactgcagatcaccacataatcagaaactTGTTACtagctgacaccaattgttacaacaatacattgcctactgccatacgtgactcctccgcctcctcctcctgctgctgctgtatttatttatttatgaatttatttatgtattgattgtatatatatatagcgccaacatattacgccgcactgattttcatcctcctgctgtctgtggtcccaacgccagggtccactcaatacattgcctgctgccatatgtCACTCCTctccctactgctgctgctgtatttatttatttatgaatttatgaatctatgaatttatttatgtatttattgtatttataaagcgccaacatattacgccgcgctgattttcatcctcctgctgtctgtggtcccaacgccagggtccacagaatacattgcctgctgccacacgtcactcctcctcctcctgctgctgctgtatttatttatttatttatgaatttatgaatttatttatgtatttattgtatttataaagcgccaacatattacaccgcgctgattttcatcctcctgctgtctgtggtcccaagcCAGGGTCGACACAATACatagcctgctgccatacgtcactcctcctcctcctcctcctgctgctgctgtatttatttatttatgaatttatttatgtatttattgtatttataaagtgccaacatattacgccgcactgattttcatcgttttgctgtctgtggtcccaccaccagggtccacacaatactttgcctgctgccatacatcactcctcctcctgctgctgctgtatttatcctcctgctgtccgtggtcccaccgccagggtccacacaatacatttgcctgctgccacacgtcactcctccttctcctcctgctgtatttatcctcctgctgtcagtggtcccaccgccagggtccacacaatacattgcctgctgccatacatcactcctcctcctgctgctgctgtatttatcctcctgctgtctgtggtcccaccgccagggtccacacaatacatttgcctgctgccacacgtcactcctcctcctcctcctgctgtatttatcctcctgctgtcagtggttccaccaccagggtccacacaatacattgcctgctgccatacatcactcctcctgctgctgctgctgtatttatcctcctgatgtctgtggtcccaccgccagggtccatacaatacattgcctgctgccacacgtcattcctcctcctcctgctgtatttatcctccttctgtatgtggtcccaccgccagggtccacacaatacattgcctgctgccagtgccacacgtcactcctcctcctcctgctgtatttatcctcctgctgtctgtggtcccaccgccagggtccacacaatacattgcctgctgccacacgtcactcctcctcctgctgtatttatcctcctgttgtctgtggtcccaccaccagggtccacagaatacattgcctgctgccatacttcactcctcctcctgctgctgctgtatttatcttcCTGCTGTCTTTTTTCCCACTGCCAggttccacagaatacattgactgctgccatacgtcacttgttttgttttgttttttaattacaccgatttaaatgtgatttcccttttaaaaaaaacgcatccgaattcacgaacacaaatttttaccgaattttgttaCCGACACCCGAACCGAATCCGAACCAACTTTTGTggtcgaatccgaatccgaatgtccttcggacccgaattcgaatatacccaaatcgaattttggtacatctgagcatgcctggtacacaactaactgtaatccctaacctacctaagctagtagtaggctaaggctacctaggctagcaggtgtaccctgcacacagactaacactagcctagcacaatatacagtatacactagctgactaaaaaaatcaaattacTACCTATCTATAAATGAGTACAATATAAGTGTGTAGAATGAGTGTAGgatgcaaaacgctaggtttagcacaagaaaagcacttgctcagacacacagcagcactggagatgctctcagtatgtTCAGTTACACAGCAAGGACAGGCTCcctaagatggccactgccttatatagaggaggggagggctaggctcccctcctctgattggttgctagggttgccagggcctaggctggaggacttctgattggcccaatgacgtcatccccaatACCAAAGCTGAACCCGTGATCAccgcgtcatccggccgaattcgagagcAACTATTCGGGGAACCTTCGAATTCGGCACAGCATCGGTCTTCGGCTTCGGCTTCGACAACCATGAAAATCTACCCGATTATttaggtacattcgaattcgagaGTCCTGATGAACACCCCTGTATACAGGTAGTTTCCAGCATCTGCCATGAGTACGTCCCCCTATGCGTGTTCCTTCCTATCCATTACCACCCGGCCGCTGGCGGCTCAAATGATCTGCTTTGTCCCTAATTGTCATCACCTTTTACCTGATACTAATAAATCCTGAACCTGGTTTACTGCTCTATGAAGCTTATATCTGTGTTTTCTATACAGTATAAAAGTTAATAATTAAACACTGTGCAATAAACTGCATCATACTTGTCATGTTACCAGGAAATTCTTCACCTTCAGTTGTGACAATGGCATCTGCTGATGTGACTGCTGAGCTCCGCTGCTCCATCTGTATGGAGATCTATAGAGATCCTGTGACCTTGCCGTGTGGCCACAACTTCTGCCGGGGCTGCATCACACAAGCCTGGAACCATCAGGAGGATCTTAGGGAAAATAAATGTCCTGAATGTCAGAAGATATACAGGAGGAGACCTGAGCTGGTGAGGAACACAACGTTACATAACATCTGTGAGGCTTTTCATGCTACAGAGACAGATCAGGAGCAGACCGGGGTCTTCTGTGATTACTGTGACTTTCCTGTTCCTGCTACTAAATCCTGTCTGCAGTGTGAGACCTCCTTGTGTGATCATCACCTGAGGAAACATGACAGGTCAGGGGGACACACTTTACTACCTCCCACCACTGACCTGGGGAAGAGGAAATGCTCTGTCCATAAGAAGatcctggagtattactgcactgaggatgctgcTTGTATCTGTGTTTACTGCAGTTTGGCTGAAGAACATCAGGGACACCAGGTGGAGATGCTGGATGAGGCCTctgagaagaagaagaggaagctgagaaatgttttgcagaaactgatgacagagacagaggaggctaagaaaagagtccagagtctggagaaacgcaggagaaaagtaaAAGGGAAAGCAGATGGTGAAACAGAGAGAGTTACTGccctgtttagagacctcaggagacAGCTGGAAGACCTGGAGAGGAGAGTCCTGAGTGACATCATCATGAAGGCAAAGGAGGTGACGCTAATATATAATGATGTCATCAagcacctagaaataaaaaacaaggAGCTGTCCAGGAAAATgtgtcacattgaggagctgtgtaacatgattgatccactgactgtcttacaggaatcagacacaggtgacttgtgtgacacggaggacagagagagacatgataaacagctccatgatggaggggatctggatgtggctggcatctcacacacattacacacagggctAGCTGATATCATGTCTGAGGTAATTGTGCAGAAACATACAGACATACAGGCCTATCCACATTCTAGTACAAAGGACAAAGATCCCATCACTGCTAAACtatgctggccacgcccccaactcACCCCCACCGCACAACACACACAGCGCCAGGCTGGGGGGACAAATATTGGGGCTGCACAGCAAacatcagggctgccagtgtaTGCAGACATATTACTTGATATAAACACAGCTGGTAATAAGCTACATATATCAGATGACAGGAAAACTGCATCCAGGTCAGGCAGAAGCCAGAATCACCCATATACACCAGAGAGATTTCAGTGTTCTCAGGTGTTGAGCAGCCAGAGattctcctcagggcgacattactggggAGTGGATGTTGGGGGATCAATAATGTGGAGAGTtgggatgtgttaccccagtatagccaggacaGGAGATCAGTCATGGATTGGAAGTAATAACAAGTCCTGGGGATTGAACAGGAAGTATAATCATTATGCAGTGGCACATGATAAAGAAGAGATCCGGTTACCAGGCAAGATCCCCAGTAATAGAGTCAGGATATGTCTGGATTATGAGGCGGGGaagatctccttttatgccctgtgtgacccgatcagacacctccacaccttcactgctgctttcactgagcccctccatgctgcattATGGGTACTGGATGGTAACATGAAGATATCTGGAAAGAATTAGGAAATGTGAGCAATTGCAGGAGGATATACAAAACAAGCTTTTGCACTAGCCACTGAAAATACAGCTGAAGAAGGTTAAGACAAGAAAATAGTTAATTGTGAAGAGTCAAAATACCCAGTAGATGGATATAACAAACTGCAATAGAGATGTCTGGATAAAGAGAAACTTCATAACATGCAAAGGGGGAAAAGTGAATAATGAAGTAATATGGAGGAAAGTTATCAGTCATACTTTTAAATCACTAACTGTTAAACACTCTTTATTGAAGGGCTACATGCACTAAAAAtacgtattgcttaaagggatactgtaggggggtcaggggaaaatgagttgaacttacccagggcttctaatggttccccgcagacatcctgtgttggcgcagccactcaccgatgctccggccccgcctccggtttacttctggaatttcagactttaaagtctgaaaaccactgcgcctgcgttgccgtgtcctcgatcccgttgatgtcatcaagagcgcacagcgcaggcccagtatggtctgtgtctgcgcagtacactcctggtgacatcagcggaagcgaggacacgggcgtgcaggcgcagtggttttctgactttaaagtcagaaattccagaagtgaactggaggcggggccggagcatcagtgagtggctgcgccaacacaggatgtctgcgggggacccttagaagccccgggtaagttcagctcattttcccccgacccccctacaggagCAAGAAAACACAAGAAGGGTTTTGCTAAAAGCATCACAAAATGTGTTAAACAAAATGCTGTCCCATTTCCATGAATGATATCATAAGAAATAGGATGATAAACTGAATGAAAAGGACATTACATTAAATtcttctggccccttaaagaaaacctgaactgaaaattaaaagtcaaaatcaaCATGcaaaagtcatacttacctcccgggtactctacttatcaatctcctttttctctcctgcgtcctgttcgttctctgtgatcaatgaaattctctgtcctccattttgaaaatggccattacaccataacagctttctggtcagcacacagttaaactgtaacatcgcccacttgagccatagggaaacatggacacatcagttctcctctcagctataactgacagcaactgatatatttcagatctgacaaaatattgtcagaactggaagggatcactgtcagaagaaaatggtgagcttctgagaggaactgatggcaaggtaactatgtaatgttcatttaaagttacctcatgtgtttattttaaataattttactcagtacaggttccctttaaaggccagATAATTTTTTGctacttttattttgtttttctgttttgaCTCTGCACTGTGAAGTAACAAATGGTACCTGCACTAAAAGCACCTCAGTGGGACAATCTGGATAACAGATCTGCCTTAAGGGTTTCTGATATCAGAATATCTCACACGACAGACTGACTCCCTCAGGAGGGGCACCTCTTACCCcaaagcaggcaatttgggcgcCCGCTCATGCTGGGAGTTCCGGCACCGCCATAGGCGCCTATAGAAATATCACCTATAGAAATATTGGCATTAAGCCATCATTTGGGTGCCTGATAAATAGCGGGCACTGGTACAGCGATTaagcgttaggtaggtagttggggggtgttaagggttaggcataaggtaAAAATATGTCACATCTTTCACTAGCAAACAGCTACAAAGAGCCCAGCAGTTTCAGATAGTCCATAGAAAGGATGGCAAGACAGATTCTCCCTCCCATCACTAAGCAGCCTTGTCCCAGTGTTTAAGAACTTTTCCTCAAATCTGTGTCTTCACAAAAAAATGTGGGGGTAACTGAACAGGAGGAGGGGGTGCTGCATAAACACCCCTGAATGTGAGGACAGCCAAATCCCCACCTATCCCCAGATGACTTGGCACATACCTACTCACCATAAAGTGCTTGACATTAAAGGATCCTTTAATAAAATAACAAACCAGTGAAATACATATTTTAATGGAATAAAATCACATCCCAATCTTTCAAGTGTTGGCATTTGATTCTGGGGTGTCTGTGAGGTTATTACTTTTGTTAAGTGTGTAATCACATTAATTTCCTCCCCCCTTCTTCACTTTATAGAGGACAGAGGTGTGAGGAAGAGCCACTACTGCAAGAAGGGTGCTTTCTGGGAGTGAACAGTTTGCCAGCCTCCCCTTGCAATGTACCCCACACTTTATTTTGAAACCTTTGTGGGTTGTTACTTTCTTGGCTACGCATCCTTTTAACAAATaaacatgtttaaccacttcatcactaagggtttttaccctaacagaccagagcaatttttacctgtcaTCGCTCTTCCCTTCCAAGGAAAGGGaaaagcaagggggggggggggggggaatgaacaaatacactatttctacaatttcatcccctatacgcagaggttcccaaccctgtcctcaaggcccaccaacagtacatgttttgcagaaaaccacaaacatagaCAGGTGAGGTGTCCATGGAATCTAGTGTTAGGTTCCTTGGAACAACACTGACAAGTGACTTaaagtgggggcagaacacctccaaaatccagaagaaggctcagcagagactgttcttcctacgccaactgaaaaaatttggtatgccaCGGAAGCTGCTATCCAgtttctacactgccactattgaagcCACCCTTTGCTCCGCCATTACAGTGTGGTATGCAGGAACAACTGCCAGGGATAAGTATAAACTTCAAAGAGTCATCAGCTCTGCAGAAAGGGTTATCGGCTCCCCTCTGCCACCCCTAGACCTCCTCTATACCGCTAGACTGAGGAAAAGGGCTGACAAGATTTCCctggacccctcccacccaggcttccgtttcttcaagctcctcccatcggGCCGTTGCTTCAGAACCATTCGCCCAAAAACCAACAGGTGAAGGGACACCTTTTTTCctcaagcagccctcctgctgaactcctgccACTCGAGGGGCACTCTTGCCCCACTCAGCTCAAAGACTCTAGGACGTGGCACACGGGAGCCCATTCCTGAGTAACCCAGCCATCACCCTGATACACTTTTAAGAACAATATCAATTCAAGGCG from Hyperolius riggenbachi isolate aHypRig1 chromosome 2, aHypRig1.pri, whole genome shotgun sequence encodes the following:
- the LOC137542653 gene encoding E3 ubiquitin/ISG15 ligase TRIM25-like; protein product: MASADVTAELRCSICMEIYRDPVTLPCGHNFCRGCITQAWNHQEDLRENKCPECQKIYRRRPELVRNTTLHNICEAFHATETDQEQTGVFCDYCDFPVPATKSCLQCETSLCDHHLRKHDRSGGHTLLPPTTDLGKRKCSVHKKILEYYCTEDAACICVYCSLAEEHQGHQVEMLDEASEKKKRKLRNVLQKLMTETEEAKKRVQSLEKRRRKVKGKADGETERVTALFRDLRRQLEDLERRVLSDIIMKAKEVTLIYNDVIKHLEIKNKELSRKMCHIEELCNMIDPLTVLQESDTGDLCDTEDRERHDKQLHDGGDLDVAGISHTLHTGLADIMSEVIVQKHTDIQAYPHSSTKDKDPITAKLCWPRPQLTPTAQHTQRQAGGTNIGAAQQTSGLPVYADILLDINTAGNKLHISDDRKTASRSGRSQNHPYTPERFQCSQVLSSQRFSSGRHYWGVDVGGSIMWRVGMCYPSIARTGDQSWIGSNNKSWGLNRKYNHYAVAHDKEEIRLPGKIPSNRVRICLDYEAGKISFYALCDPIRHLHTFTAAFTEPLHAALWVLDGNMKISGKN